In the genome of Bradyrhizobium sp. CIAT3101, one region contains:
- a CDS encoding TetR/AcrR family transcriptional regulator, translated as MTTGRPRQFDEATVLATVTRTFWDNGYHATSIADIVEATGVHRNSLYATYGDKHQLFTAALKAYIDEAGQRFRDKLQHADSPYAGLRDALLHYSYVSATASGPRGCLVTNTTIELRREDKDLTAQIRAGMKQITDMLRAAVEHGQAIGEISPEIDPADAALFLYSFGQGLRVTGRIARLADLERTVDLALRALYLQGSPGSDRRIGSGSA; from the coding sequence GTGACGACAGGACGCCCCCGGCAATTTGATGAAGCGACAGTGCTCGCGACCGTCACCAGAACGTTCTGGGACAACGGCTATCATGCGACATCGATTGCCGACATCGTCGAGGCAACCGGCGTCCATCGTAACAGCCTGTACGCGACCTATGGTGACAAGCATCAATTGTTCACGGCGGCGCTGAAGGCCTACATCGATGAAGCCGGTCAACGCTTCCGGGACAAATTGCAGCACGCGGATAGCCCATACGCGGGCCTGCGTGATGCGCTACTGCACTATTCCTACGTTTCCGCGACCGCATCCGGCCCGCGGGGCTGTCTCGTCACCAACACCACGATCGAGCTGAGGCGGGAGGACAAGGACCTGACGGCGCAGATCCGCGCCGGCATGAAGCAGATCACCGATATGCTTCGGGCTGCTGTCGAGCACGGGCAGGCGATCGGCGAGATCTCGCCGGAGATCGATCCGGCTGATGCAGCGCTGTTCCTTTACAGTTTCGGCCAGGGACTGCGGGTTACCGGACGGATAGCGAGGTTGGCCGATCTGGAGCGCACCGTCGACCTTGCACTCCGGGCGCTGTATCTTCAGGGATCACCAGGAAGCGATAGGCGGATCGGGTCCGGCTCCGCCTGA
- a CDS encoding MFS transporter, whose amino-acid sequence MMTIEVAEPHVQTATMTREERRVILASSVGTIFEWYDFFLYGALATTIGAKFFSPFDEATRNIFALLTFALGFLVRPFGALVFGRFGDLIGRKYIFLTTIAIMGSSTLIVGLLPTSDQIGIAAPIILVSLRILQGLAISGEFGGAAIYVAEHAPPGRRGFYTGWIPASIAFSLLLSLAVILITQSVLDDTQFKAWGWRIPFLASLLLLGLSLWIRLRLNESPAFLKMKSEGRQSRAPVREALGRWKNIRVALIALFGMTTATAVLGYTGTFYTLVFLTSTLKVDAYSANLLFATAMILGSAGCVFFAWLSDHIGRKPIILTGCAIAALGYFTIFDALAERANPTLYHAQANVVVEVHADPATCAFQFNPAGTAKFTSSCDIAKATLSRASVSYRNVRESAGTPSFVNINGASIAAGPDFATRIAEHVRQAGYPAAGDGDTLQLSGITDLLAPRALQVVGLLLALVLLAQMAQGPAAAGIVELFPTNIRYTGISLPYQIGTGWIGGLLPATMFAMNAESGSMYFGLWYPVAFAASTFLVGLFFLPETSHIDIAD is encoded by the coding sequence ATGATGACCATTGAAGTGGCAGAGCCGCATGTGCAGACGGCAACCATGACCAGAGAGGAGAGGCGGGTCATTCTCGCCTCCAGCGTCGGCACTATCTTCGAGTGGTACGATTTCTTCCTCTACGGCGCTCTGGCGACCACGATCGGCGCAAAATTTTTCAGCCCGTTCGATGAGGCGACCCGGAACATCTTTGCGCTGCTGACCTTCGCCCTCGGCTTCCTGGTCCGCCCCTTTGGCGCCTTGGTGTTCGGCCGGTTCGGCGACCTGATCGGCCGCAAATACATCTTCCTGACGACCATCGCGATCATGGGTAGCTCGACCCTGATCGTGGGCCTGTTGCCGACCTCAGACCAGATCGGAATCGCCGCGCCCATCATTCTGGTGAGCCTGCGGATCCTGCAGGGGCTTGCGATCAGCGGCGAGTTTGGCGGTGCCGCGATTTACGTCGCCGAGCACGCGCCGCCCGGACGCCGCGGCTTCTATACCGGATGGATTCCAGCCTCGATCGCATTCAGCCTGCTGCTGTCGCTTGCCGTCATTCTGATCACGCAGAGCGTGCTCGATGACACTCAGTTCAAGGCCTGGGGGTGGCGGATTCCGTTCCTCGCGTCCCTGCTTCTCCTTGGGTTATCACTCTGGATCCGCCTCCGTCTCAACGAGAGCCCGGCCTTTCTGAAGATGAAGTCCGAGGGTCGCCAGTCGCGTGCGCCGGTGCGCGAAGCGCTCGGCCGCTGGAAGAACATCCGCGTGGCGCTGATTGCATTGTTCGGCATGACGACCGCAACCGCGGTGCTCGGCTATACCGGTACATTCTACACGCTGGTTTTCCTCACCTCGACATTGAAGGTGGACGCCTACTCGGCGAACCTGCTGTTCGCGACCGCCATGATCCTGGGATCGGCGGGCTGCGTGTTCTTTGCGTGGCTGTCCGACCACATTGGCCGTAAGCCGATCATCCTGACGGGATGCGCGATTGCCGCGCTCGGCTATTTCACGATCTTCGACGCACTTGCCGAGCGCGCCAATCCGACGCTCTACCATGCCCAGGCCAACGTGGTTGTCGAGGTTCACGCCGATCCGGCCACCTGCGCATTCCAGTTCAATCCGGCCGGCACCGCGAAGTTCACCAGCTCCTGCGATATCGCCAAGGCGACGCTATCGCGCGCGTCGGTCAGCTATCGCAATGTGCGGGAGTCGGCGGGAACGCCGTCTTTCGTCAACATCAATGGCGCGAGCATCGCAGCGGGTCCCGATTTCGCGACGCGGATTGCCGAACACGTCAGGCAGGCCGGCTATCCCGCAGCCGGCGACGGCGACACGCTGCAGCTGAGTGGAATTACGGACTTGCTCGCACCGCGCGCGCTGCAGGTCGTGGGTCTGCTGCTGGCGCTCGTTCTTCTGGCACAAATGGCCCAAGGACCTGCGGCAGCGGGGATCGTCGAATTGTTTCCGACCAATATCCGTTACACCGGCATCTCGCTGCCTTACCAGATCGGAACGGGCTGGATCGGCGGTCTGCTGCCGGCGACCATGTTCGCAATGAACGCGGAATCGGGCAGCATGTATTTTGGTCTCTGGTACCCTGTCGCATTTGCAGCCTCTACCTTTCTGGTTGGGCTTTTCTTCCTGCCGGAGACCAGTCATATCGACATTGCGGACTAG
- a CDS encoding amidase family protein has product MPRTAVLPSERAAQLAELSLAQAGQLIREGEVTSLAYAEALLEACDGGAQLNAFISIEAEMVLEQARAADRHRARGLPLGLLHGVPIAIKDNINTTGLPTSGGTAALRRHRPGSDAMVVDRLRRAGAIVLGKTGLHELSMGWTGDNPHFGRVRNPHAPDRIAGGSSSGSAAAVAARMAPAALGTDTNGSIRIPAALCGIVGYRPSLGRYPLDGVMPLARTLDTVGLFARSVADIKLLDDVLHVTASAQPVALGLSHSLRVGVAPDYYLANLDRELERIFTDAVQRLSAAGVKIVRTDIPELHDLVPGTVASIIAHEAPEMLALYLAEHAPSVTMAALTARLGEDLHLGTGDRSALLADYSNALARRQQLITLYRRHFAAHRLDALMHPVLLMPAPFQGAKRVSPAPDAEINGQMVRAYIAYGRNVAPLSLVGGPALVLPAGLNEARLPNGISFEAPPGHDDALLQLGLELSSVLGPSPCPQLGHCAVSVTPIAAPPHVKGIDDDH; this is encoded by the coding sequence ATGCCGAGGACTGCCGTCCTTCCGTCCGAGCGCGCGGCTCAGCTCGCGGAGCTTTCGCTGGCGCAGGCCGGGCAGCTGATCCGCGAGGGCGAGGTGACGAGCCTCGCTTACGCGGAAGCCCTGCTCGAGGCCTGCGACGGGGGTGCGCAGCTCAACGCGTTCATATCGATCGAAGCGGAGATGGTTCTCGAACAGGCCCGTGCTGCCGACCGCCACCGCGCGCGCGGTCTGCCGCTTGGCCTGCTGCACGGGGTGCCGATAGCGATCAAGGACAACATCAACACCACGGGACTGCCCACCAGTGGAGGCACTGCGGCGCTGCGGCGCCATCGACCCGGTAGTGACGCCATGGTCGTCGATCGATTGCGTCGCGCGGGCGCCATCGTGCTGGGCAAGACCGGACTGCACGAATTGTCGATGGGATGGACGGGCGACAATCCCCATTTCGGCCGCGTGCGCAACCCGCATGCGCCAGATCGTATCGCCGGTGGCAGCAGCAGCGGCAGCGCCGCCGCGGTTGCCGCGCGGATGGCGCCCGCGGCGCTTGGCACGGATACCAACGGCTCGATCCGAATTCCCGCTGCCCTTTGTGGGATCGTCGGTTATCGCCCGTCGCTTGGTCGTTACCCCCTGGACGGCGTGATGCCGCTCGCGCGTACGCTCGATACCGTGGGACTTTTCGCGCGTAGCGTCGCGGACATCAAGCTGCTCGATGATGTGTTGCACGTCACTGCAAGCGCGCAGCCGGTCGCGCTAGGCTTGTCGCACAGCCTGCGTGTCGGCGTCGCGCCTGACTATTATCTTGCCAACCTCGATCGTGAGTTAGAGCGCATCTTCACCGATGCTGTGCAGCGCCTGTCGGCTGCGGGCGTGAAGATCGTACGCACCGATATTCCCGAATTGCACGATCTTGTTCCGGGGACGGTGGCCTCCATCATCGCCCACGAAGCCCCCGAGATGCTGGCGCTCTATCTCGCGGAACACGCTCCGTCAGTCACGATGGCGGCGCTGACCGCCCGGCTTGGCGAGGACCTGCATCTCGGGACGGGCGATCGTTCTGCTCTGCTTGCCGATTATTCGAATGCTCTCGCGCGGCGGCAGCAGCTGATAACCCTCTACCGCCGCCACTTCGCCGCCCATCGTCTGGACGCGCTGATGCATCCGGTTCTGCTGATGCCTGCGCCGTTCCAAGGGGCAAAGCGCGTCTCGCCGGCGCCCGATGCAGAGATCAATGGCCAGATGGTGCGGGCGTACATCGCCTATGGCCGCAATGTCGCTCCGCTGAGCCTCGTGGGCGGTCCAGCCCTTGTACTGCCTGCAGGCCTCAATGAGGCGCGCCTGCCAAATGGCATATCTTTCGAAGCTCCGCCCGGCCACGACGACGCGCTGCTTCAGCTCGGTCTGGAATTGAGCTCCGTCCTGGGACCGTCGCCTTGCCCTCAGCTTGGCCATTGTGCCGTGTCTGTAACACCCATTGCCGCTCCACCGCATGTGAAAGGGATTGATGATGACCATTGA
- a CDS encoding DUF1330 domain-containing protein, whose product MPAYFVIELDVENGPSLDEYEREVTQHVVAAGGRFLVRGNDYRPIEGDWHPKRLVIVEFPDVEAIERYYHSEPNQTLKRKRLAGTAGKPARAIAIAGLETSADGSGGEPRYAGTDASGAAVWR is encoded by the coding sequence ATGCCAGCCTATTTCGTGATCGAGCTTGACGTTGAGAACGGCCCGAGCCTGGACGAATACGAGCGGGAGGTGACGCAGCATGTCGTTGCCGCAGGTGGCCGTTTCCTGGTCCGCGGAAACGACTACCGGCCGATCGAGGGTGATTGGCACCCAAAGCGGCTTGTCATCGTCGAGTTTCCGGATGTGGAAGCGATCGAGCGCTACTACCACTCGGAGCCGAACCAGACGCTCAAGCGCAAACGACTCGCCGGCACCGCCGGCAAGCCGGCGCGCGCGATCGCGATTGCGGGACTGGAAACGTCCGCTGACGGATCCGGTGGCGAGCCTCGCTATGCCGGCACGGATGCCAGTGGAGCCGCAGTCTGGCGCTGA
- a CDS encoding FAD-dependent oxidoreductase — translation MIEPRRIELVAEPPQARAVSADVCVVGAGAAGVSAAIEASRLGLHVCLLDALPEIGGQSVNGLIGTFCGFYSTGSAPYQLTYGFADDMLCELQHRNALAHRPGRNSLVALYDETELAAVYAQSLRKAGVDVILGAVIQSVSRSVDRIERLLAHTRYGAVEVAAQTFIDASGDAVVAGLAGARLQVADVPVYGTSMFAIEGVGQPVPPRAEIIARLSERAEGYGLRRKDGFVFAFPGRDICLVNLNHYQTPLNAVAMTARGLDARGDIDRALRFLAEEFPAAFSKARVRSVGQPGVRQTRGVVGRRTLRTADVREGVRPDDAIARSAWPIEFHGSEEGVYWEEFPAGHLTWIPLSCMVAADLRNLIAAGRCVDAEPFALAAIRVIGPCMAMGAAAAAAAKLGQGDLHAVDPAAVQAIVADNLARADPAPCRRNALEQSRH, via the coding sequence ATGATTGAGCCTCGCAGGATCGAGCTTGTTGCGGAGCCGCCGCAAGCGCGCGCCGTCAGTGCCGATGTTTGTGTCGTCGGCGCGGGAGCCGCCGGTGTCTCGGCTGCGATCGAGGCCAGCCGCCTGGGCTTGCATGTCTGCCTGCTCGATGCTCTGCCAGAGATCGGCGGTCAGTCCGTGAACGGTTTGATCGGAACCTTTTGCGGCTTCTATTCGACCGGATCTGCTCCCTATCAACTCACCTATGGCTTCGCTGATGACATGCTGTGCGAGTTGCAGCATCGTAACGCCTTGGCGCACCGCCCCGGGCGGAACAGCCTCGTTGCTCTCTACGATGAAACCGAACTGGCGGCCGTCTACGCTCAGTCGCTTCGCAAAGCTGGCGTCGACGTCATTCTTGGTGCCGTCATTCAGTCGGTCTCTCGCAGTGTCGATCGGATCGAGCGACTGCTGGCTCACACGCGATATGGTGCGGTGGAGGTCGCGGCGCAGACGTTCATTGATGCCAGCGGCGATGCCGTCGTGGCTGGGCTTGCAGGCGCGCGGCTCCAGGTGGCCGATGTTCCGGTGTATGGCACCAGCATGTTCGCCATCGAGGGCGTCGGGCAGCCGGTTCCGCCGCGCGCGGAGATCATCGCGAGACTGTCCGAACGGGCAGAGGGCTACGGTCTTCGCCGCAAGGATGGTTTTGTCTTCGCCTTTCCGGGTCGTGACATCTGCCTCGTCAATCTCAACCATTACCAAACGCCGCTCAACGCGGTGGCGATGACGGCACGCGGGCTTGATGCCCGTGGCGATATCGACCGGGCGCTTCGCTTCCTCGCGGAAGAATTTCCCGCAGCCTTCAGCAAGGCGCGCGTCCGCAGCGTTGGCCAGCCTGGCGTCCGCCAGACGCGCGGGGTGGTCGGCCGACGCACGCTGCGAACGGCTGATGTTCGCGAGGGGGTTCGGCCCGACGATGCGATCGCACGCAGTGCCTGGCCGATCGAGTTCCACGGCAGTGAGGAGGGGGTCTATTGGGAAGAATTTCCGGCAGGCCATCTCACCTGGATCCCTTTGTCCTGCATGGTCGCCGCTGACCTGCGCAATCTCATCGCTGCCGGCCGCTGCGTCGACGCGGAGCCGTTCGCACTAGCTGCCATCCGCGTCATCGGTCCGTGCATGGCGATGGGGGCGGCAGCGGCCGCCGCCGCAAAGCTCGGGCAGGGTGACCTCCATGCCGTCGATCCAGCCGCCGTGCAGGCGATCGTGGCGGACAATTTGGCCCGTGCCGACCCGGCCCCGTGCCGGCGGAATGCCCTTGAACAGAGCCGACATTGA
- a CDS encoding LysR family transcriptional regulator gives MDSIATIRAFVTVATTGSFTEAARLLDLVPSVVTKRVMQLEHMLGVSLLHRTTRKVILSPAGEHHLPRFTTALAAHDEAIASARRGVERLSGPLVVKVPATLGHLRLNDVIYDFARVHPDVNIELLSVDGPMNPAAEGIDIAITAFPDSFSGVADEFLWPIRRGLYASPRYLAGRPELRHPAQLAEHQCLAYRPAGSTWTFRDKTGLISIDVKPRLCSNDMTLLLQAARNDMGIALLSDYVAASAAGHGELVNVLGGFVIPDLWIKALIPRDRLDRPRTAALLKHIKRNFRIDAQSNPIDS, from the coding sequence ATGGATTCGATTGCAACGATACGAGCTTTCGTCACCGTCGCGACCACCGGGAGCTTTACCGAGGCAGCTCGCCTGCTCGACCTCGTGCCCTCGGTCGTGACAAAACGGGTCATGCAGCTCGAGCACATGCTGGGTGTGTCGCTCCTGCATCGAACCACCCGCAAAGTGATCCTCAGTCCAGCGGGCGAACACCACCTGCCCCGGTTCACGACCGCGCTTGCGGCACATGACGAGGCCATTGCCAGCGCCAGGAGAGGCGTCGAGCGTCTCTCCGGCCCCCTCGTCGTCAAAGTGCCCGCGACACTTGGGCATCTTCGGCTAAACGACGTGATCTATGATTTTGCGAGAGTGCATCCCGATGTGAACATCGAGCTGCTTTCAGTCGATGGTCCCATGAATCCCGCAGCGGAAGGAATCGACATCGCGATCACCGCGTTCCCGGACAGCTTCAGCGGCGTTGCAGACGAATTCCTCTGGCCTATACGGCGTGGTCTCTATGCGAGTCCGCGGTACCTGGCTGGCAGGCCCGAACTGCGTCATCCTGCCCAACTCGCCGAGCATCAATGCCTAGCCTATCGACCAGCCGGATCCACATGGACATTTCGGGACAAGACCGGCCTCATCAGCATCGACGTCAAACCGCGCTTGTGCAGCAATGACATGACGCTTCTGCTTCAGGCGGCCCGGAACGACATGGGAATCGCTCTTCTCAGCGACTATGTCGCCGCATCAGCCGCCGGACATGGCGAACTTGTCAACGTCCTCGGAGGCTTCGTGATTCCGGATCTTTGGATCAAAGCGTTGATACCGCGCGATCGACTGGACCGACCACGGACGGCTGCGCTGCTCAAGCACATCAAACGGAACTTTCGGATCGACGCCCAGTCCAATCCAATTGATAGCTGA
- a CDS encoding XRE family transcriptional regulator: MSGGNVASSPDTNASSPSDLDLPAVLGRNLRRLRTSRGHSLERLAKQSGVSRAMLGQIETGKSVPTIALLWKVASALHVPFANLLQSEVSRGPKVLRRSDAKLLTSSQGQFTSRALFPFDGDHPVEFYELRIGPLHREAAEPHAPGTRENLFVAKGVVEITAGSDKPQTLTEGDAVLFEADVPHVYKNLVADEAVLYLVMTYAETPA; encoded by the coding sequence ATGAGCGGCGGAAACGTCGCTTCGTCGCCGGACACGAACGCATCATCCCCCAGTGATCTCGACCTGCCTGCCGTCCTCGGACGCAATTTGCGTCGGCTGCGGACCAGCCGCGGTCATTCGCTCGAGCGCCTCGCCAAGCAATCCGGGGTGAGCCGCGCCATGCTCGGGCAGATCGAGACGGGAAAAAGCGTTCCTACCATCGCGCTCTTGTGGAAGGTCGCGAGCGCGCTTCATGTACCTTTTGCCAATCTGCTCCAGAGCGAAGTGTCTCGCGGTCCAAAGGTTCTGCGCCGCAGCGATGCGAAATTGCTGACGTCCAGCCAGGGACAATTTACCTCGCGCGCGCTGTTTCCCTTCGACGGCGATCATCCAGTGGAATTCTACGAGCTGAGGATTGGCCCGCTACATCGCGAGGCGGCGGAGCCGCATGCGCCCGGTACGCGCGAGAATCTCTTCGTTGCCAAAGGCGTGGTCGAGATCACGGCCGGGTCGGACAAGCCGCAGACGCTGACCGAAGGCGACGCTGTCCTGTTCGAGGCCGACGTGCCGCATGTCTACAAGAATCTGGTGGCTGACGAAGCGGTTCTCTACCTCGTGATGACATACGCCGAGACGCCGGCATGA
- a CDS encoding acetoacetate decarboxylase family protein — protein sequence MPDGVAGDRTRSPRRLSVAASFLTDEVMLQRHLPEGFSLLGDPVVTVEFHYMTEIDWLAGRGYTMIHVSWPARFNGARDHAAGRFLAVVWESLADPIITGRDEIGHPKLYAEVDAPRQSEGVQVCTAGWMGFRFLELSVADLRPAPVAQAAGPSDGTLMLKYVPRTGAWGEHELCQVTLTPAEDPDNTIEARQLGYGTVRFHRAAWSDLPTMYHVANALAELPVIEPRGGRLQQSRGGKPYLDQKVLL from the coding sequence ATGCCCGACGGCGTTGCCGGGGATCGAACGAGGAGTCCGCGCCGGCTCTCGGTTGCAGCGAGCTTTCTCACCGACGAAGTGATGTTGCAGCGTCACTTGCCGGAGGGTTTTTCGCTGCTCGGCGATCCCGTCGTCACCGTGGAATTTCACTACATGACGGAGATCGATTGGCTTGCCGGCCGCGGCTACACGATGATCCACGTCAGCTGGCCCGCGCGCTTCAACGGCGCGCGGGACCATGCGGCGGGCCGTTTCCTGGCTGTGGTCTGGGAGAGCCTCGCCGATCCCATCATCACGGGACGGGACGAGATCGGACATCCCAAGCTCTATGCCGAGGTCGACGCTCCACGGCAAAGCGAGGGCGTCCAGGTCTGCACCGCCGGATGGATGGGCTTTCGCTTTCTCGAACTCTCCGTCGCCGATCTGCGCCCTGCGCCTGTTGCTCAGGCGGCAGGCCCATCCGATGGAACGTTGATGTTGAAATATGTGCCGCGAACGGGCGCCTGGGGCGAGCATGAGCTCTGCCAAGTGACCCTGACGCCGGCAGAGGATCCCGACAACACCATTGAAGCGCGACAGCTCGGGTACGGTACCGTGCGTTTCCATCGCGCGGCCTGGAGTGATCTGCCGACCATGTATCACGTCGCAAATGCCTTGGCTGAGCTGCCTGTCATCGAGCCGCGCGGCGGGCGGTTGCAACAATCGCGAGGCGGCAAGCCTTACCTCGACCAGAAGGTGTTGCTATAG
- a CDS encoding DUF4865 family protein: MTIAHYIHRLPADYDIGLIRSRAKERGALWNDVPELHFKGFLLRERGRFGAIASSYSSLYLWRTDEAFRNFLVSGRYKVVTDSFGRADIQTRFALDARRGRADDARFITKQELSIPLDADLTAAFASEIARNREVAEQQGTVAAIIGVDPQTWTFTRILVSEQEPTRESDAAAYEVLHLARPLLDSLPSAGSR; encoded by the coding sequence ATGACCATCGCTCACTACATCCACCGCCTTCCTGCCGACTACGACATCGGTCTCATCCGCAGCCGCGCCAAGGAGCGAGGTGCATTATGGAACGACGTTCCCGAACTGCACTTCAAGGGCTTCCTGCTGCGCGAGCGCGGCCGCTTCGGCGCGATCGCAAGCAGCTACTCATCGCTCTATCTCTGGCGAACCGATGAAGCCTTCCGCAATTTTCTGGTGAGCGGTCGGTACAAGGTCGTCACCGATAGCTTCGGTCGGGCAGACATTCAAACGCGCTTCGCGCTGGACGCGCGACGCGGCAGGGCCGACGACGCCCGTTTCATCACCAAGCAGGAGCTGAGTATCCCGCTTGATGCCGATCTGACCGCGGCTTTCGCTTCCGAGATCGCGCGCAATCGCGAGGTGGCTGAGCAGCAGGGAACGGTGGCCGCGATCATCGGGGTCGATCCGCAGACCTGGACGTTCACCCGCATCCTAGTGTCCGAGCAAGAGCCCACCAGAGAGAGCGATGCGGCCGCCTACGAGGTTCTGCATCTGGCGAGGCCGCTGCTGGACTCATTGCCGTCGGCGGGCTCTCGATGA
- a CDS encoding LysR family transcriptional regulator, whose amino-acid sequence MKTLDIEAVQAFVLTADLKSFTRAAEAMDTTQSAISLKIKRLEDELGRRLLDRTPRLVRLSADGDAFLAPARTLLAAHHGALGSFGLERRRLVVGISHHIVGAELPVLLRRMKSAEPGLVLEIRVSTSRQVLDEFDRAAIDAAIVLRHDNRRRGGEVLLKETFGWMASADFEHHDGEALRIATQADPCSVRSMAVDALNKAGIAWTEVFVGGGVATIGAAISAGLAVAALGRRVAPVDTIDVGAQLRLPPLPPRDVVMHASPGDQQSKHSLKTLAAAIRATAAKH is encoded by the coding sequence ATGAAGACGCTGGATATCGAGGCGGTGCAGGCTTTCGTGCTGACTGCCGACCTGAAGAGCTTCACCCGCGCCGCCGAAGCGATGGACACGACGCAGTCGGCGATCAGCCTGAAGATCAAGCGGCTCGAGGATGAACTCGGGCGAAGGCTGCTGGATCGCACGCCGCGGCTGGTGCGCCTGTCGGCGGATGGCGACGCCTTCCTTGCGCCGGCGCGGACGCTGCTCGCCGCGCATCATGGCGCACTCGGCAGCTTCGGCCTGGAGCGGCGGCGTCTCGTCGTGGGCATCAGCCACCACATCGTCGGCGCAGAGCTGCCGGTCCTGCTGCGGCGAATGAAGAGCGCCGAGCCGGGCCTCGTGCTCGAGATCCGCGTATCGACCTCCCGCCAGGTACTCGACGAGTTCGACCGCGCGGCGATCGATGCTGCGATCGTGCTACGCCACGACAATCGGCGACGGGGCGGCGAAGTACTCCTGAAGGAGACCTTCGGGTGGATGGCTTCTGCGGACTTCGAGCATCATGATGGAGAAGCGCTGCGGATCGCCACGCAGGCCGATCCCTGCAGCGTGCGCAGCATGGCCGTCGACGCACTCAACAAGGCCGGAATCGCCTGGACCGAAGTCTTCGTTGGTGGCGGCGTCGCTACCATCGGCGCGGCGATCTCGGCGGGCCTGGCGGTTGCGGCTCTGGGGCGGCGCGTCGCTCCTGTCGACACGATCGACGTTGGCGCCCAATTGCGCTTGCCGCCGCTCCCGCCACGGGATGTGGTGATGCATGCAAGTCCCGGGGACCAGCAGAGCAAGCATTCATTGAAAACACTGGCGGCTGCGATTCGGGCCACTGCAGCCAAGCACTAA